The Deltaproteobacteria bacterium DNA segment GTTTAGAGTCCCCCTGTCCTTTCTGCTGCCCACCCTGTCCTCCTCCACTACTCCCTCCCGATCCACCTCCCGAATTTTGTTTTGCATTCACCTGTTGGCGTAAACTTAAATCCTTCACATTTTTTGAACCTTCGGTGCTCTCCGAACGATGGGTTTTAGAATCAGAATCTTTATCTCTCCGAGATTCATTTCTTTCTTTTGGTTTTTCTTTTTCTTGGACTTTCTCCTTAAATTTGCTCTCAAAAGCAGAAGCCGATTCTTCAGGTTTTGTCTGTAAATTTTCTTGAATGAGATTGTCTAAAACATTATCAAAGGCGCTTTTGGATTCCTTGGTTTGATAGGCTCTACCCGCCTGTTGGCCTATTCTCGCTTGAGAAACATTATTCTTATTATTTTGAGACTGCCTTTTTTTATCGTCTGCAGTGGCCTGCTCTTGAGCAGAGGGTCTATTGTTTTCGACTTGCATAAAACTTCCTCTCATTTTGAGCGAATTTCAAAACCAATTATTTATTGGAAGAAGCCATTTTACGTATTTGAAAAATGGCATTCCCCAATTCATTCATTTCTTTCTGCTCTTTTGCATCCAACGTTTTCATCACCTTCTTGACCCACATTTCTTTGTGCTTTTCCATCGTCTGAAGCTCTTTAGAGGCCTGAATAAAATCTTTTTTTGCAGTCTTCACTCTCTCTTCTGCACGTTCAATTTTTTCATGCTGAAGCTTTATTTCCTGGTCTTTATTCGTCAAATCGTCTTGCAATTTTTCCAAATAATTTAAGTGAATCGAAGAATCAAAAACCCTCGTCTCTCCTGAGGTCATATGCTGACTCATCTTTAGACGAGCATTTAATTTAGCAGCGATGATTCCTTTTTTTTCTTCTTCTAATCGTTTTAATGTTTGCTTCTCTTCCTCCAATTGTTTCTTGGCGTGAGAAAGCTCGGCCTCCGCAGCCTTTTTATTTCGCTCCTTCACAACCAAAAGCGCTTCTAGCCTATATTTGTATCGTTTGGGCAGCCCCATAAAGTTTCGTCTTTTTTAACAATAAATTACAAGAATATGCTTTTTAGTTGTTCGATACTGTCTGGAAGATCCACTTTTTCATCGGTACGCTGCTTTAAAAAGTTGTTTACCTCCTCAATCTTTTCAATGGCATAATCCACTTTCGGATCTGAGCCTTGCTCATAAGCACCAATTAAAATGAGGTCTCTTTCTTTTTCATAACTTGCAATAACTTCTCTTAACTTTTGGGCTGCCTCTAAATGCTCCGGATCCACCACGTTACTCATAACGCGTGAAATGCTGTCAGGGACATTAATAGCGGGATAATGCCCACGACTGGCCAAGTCTCGAGAAAGAATAATATGCCCATCGAGGATGGAGCGCACCTCGTCAGCTACAGGCTCGGTCATGTCATCCCCCTCTACCAACACGGTATAAAAGGCTGTGATAGAGCCTTTTGCAGAATTGCCTGCTCGCTCCAGAAGTTTGGGGAGAGTCGAAAACACGGAGGGTGTAAACCCCTGACGAGCAGGAGGCTCACCCACCGCCAAACCAATCTCACGCAAGGCTCGGGCAAAACGGGTAACAGAATCCATCATTAATAAAACTTTTTTACCCTGGTCTCGAAAATACTCCGCAATGGAAGTCGCCACATAAGCAGCTTTACAGCGCACTAAAGAAGGGCGATCAGAGGTGGAAATGACCAATACCGATTTTGCCAGCCCCTCCTCTCCCAAATCGTGTTCAATAAAATCACGCACCTCACGGCCGCGTTCTCCGACAAGGCAAATCACATTCACCTCCGCTTCGGTGTTTCGCGCAATCATCCCCAAGGTAGTGCTTTTTCCAACCCCTGCCGCGGCAAATACCCCAACGCGCTGCCCTTCCCCGCAGGTAAGTAACGCATCAATGGCCTTTACCCCTACCGAAATAGGTTTCAATATCCTCTTGCGTTGCAGGGGATCAGGCGGAGAAGCCATAACGGGATATTCCTCAGAAAGCTCAAGAGGCCCTCGTTGTTCGATGTCCATTGCCTCACCCAATCCATCGAGTACTCGACCCAGCAGATTATTTCCTACTCTTACTTTTAGAGTCCCTCCACTCGGGAGAACTTCATTTCCTGGGCCTATCCCTTCCAAGTCTCCCAAAGGCATGAGCAATACTTCTTTGTCTTTAAACCCCACCACTTCGGCTTTGATGGGCATTTTTTTGTGTGCGCTTTCGATATAGCAAAGCTCTCCAACACGAACACCAGGAACAGAGGCCTTTACCACCAGACCGGTTAGCTCAACCACCTTTCCTTTAAGACGATAAGTGGAGAGGGAATCTAACACTCGAACGTAACGTGAAAGATCGATTTGGGGCAAAATCGATTCCTCTAAGATCAATTCGGGTAAATCAATATTGCTCATAGGCCTAATGCCTTTTTGATGGCAAAAAGTTGGGTTTCAAGC contains these protein-coding regions:
- a CDS encoding flagellar hook-length control protein FliK produces the protein MQVENNRPSAQEQATADDKKRQSQNNKNNVSQARIGQQAGRAYQTKESKSAFDNVLDNLIQENLQTKPEESASAFESKFKEKVQEKEKPKERNESRRDKDSDSKTHRSESTEGSKNVKDLSLRQQVNAKQNSGGGSGGSSGGGQGGQQKGQGDSKQFSGGQGRFAALRTEANPGPANIAVPRVDSFSNIEKTQRPTPSSQIPKQVLDQIIQVIKVGMNKDDQKEIHLDLSEKIFRGLSLKVTSKNGKVEVSFITSDPQVKRLFESEKQNISEALQEKGVQLSQIQVKFMG
- the fliI gene encoding flagellar protein export ATPase FliI, with the protein product MSNIDLPELILEESILPQIDLSRYVRVLDSLSTYRLKGKVVELTGLVVKASVPGVRVGELCYIESAHKKMPIKAEVVGFKDKEVLLMPLGDLEGIGPGNEVLPSGGTLKVRVGNNLLGRVLDGLGEAMDIEQRGPLELSEEYPVMASPPDPLQRKRILKPISVGVKAIDALLTCGEGQRVGVFAAAGVGKSTTLGMIARNTEAEVNVICLVGERGREVRDFIEHDLGEEGLAKSVLVISTSDRPSLVRCKAAYVATSIAEYFRDQGKKVLLMMDSVTRFARALREIGLAVGEPPARQGFTPSVFSTLPKLLERAGNSAKGSITAFYTVLVEGDDMTEPVADEVRSILDGHIILSRDLASRGHYPAINVPDSISRVMSNVVDPEHLEAAQKLREVIASYEKERDLILIGAYEQGSDPKVDYAIEKIEEVNNFLKQRTDEKVDLPDSIEQLKSIFL